The Pontibacter pudoricolor genome contains a region encoding:
- a CDS encoding DMT family transporter, translated as MSKQVQVHGALFLVALIYGSNYSIAKEVMPYYVGPYGLIVIRVVSAAIFFGIFSRLVVKEKIVGWADNMRSVLCGITGIAINQLCFFGGLNLTSPINAALLMVIVPIIVLIFSAILLRERVSLRKVGGIVLACSGAFLLIYTSRGEAATGNLWGDLLIILNAASYGLYLVLVKPLMQKYNAFTIVSRIFAVGALIVVPFGFNQVLAPDYSSFPTEIWWAIVFMVLAVTIVAYLFNTWALRYANPSLVGAYIYLQPLMAIVVAIGFGKDVFTLQKGIYALLIFAGVYLVSRTRQNVGTTE; from the coding sequence ATGAGTAAACAAGTACAGGTGCACGGAGCGCTTTTCCTGGTGGCCCTAATATACGGCAGTAACTATAGCATAGCCAAAGAAGTAATGCCTTATTATGTAGGTCCTTATGGCCTTATCGTGATCCGGGTAGTGTCGGCGGCAATCTTTTTCGGAATATTTTCGCGGCTGGTGGTAAAAGAAAAGATAGTAGGCTGGGCCGATAACATGCGGTCTGTACTTTGTGGCATTACCGGCATCGCCATCAACCAACTCTGTTTCTTCGGTGGCCTTAACCTCACCTCTCCTATTAACGCGGCGCTGCTTATGGTCATAGTGCCGATCATTGTGCTCATTTTTTCTGCTATTCTGTTGCGGGAGCGGGTAAGTTTGCGCAAGGTGGGCGGTATCGTACTGGCCTGTTCGGGTGCTTTTCTGCTGATCTATACATCTCGCGGCGAAGCTGCTACCGGTAATTTGTGGGGCGACCTGCTCATCATTTTAAACGCTGCAAGCTATGGATTGTACCTGGTGCTGGTTAAGCCACTGATGCAGAAGTACAATGCTTTTACCATAGTTAGCCGCATCTTTGCTGTAGGTGCCCTTATAGTTGTGCCTTTCGGTTTTAACCAGGTTTTGGCTCCGGATTATAGTTCGTTTCCTACGGAGATATGGTGGGCGATCGTGTTTATGGTGCTGGCTGTAACTATAGTTGCTTACTTGTTCAATACCTGGGCACTGCGCTATGCCAATCCGTCACTGGTGGGCGCTTATATTTACCTGCAGCCGCTTATGGCTATAGTTGTGGCTATCGGTTTCGGGAAAGATGTTTTTACCCTACAGAAAGGGATTTATGCCCTGCTGATTTTTGCGGGAGTGTATTTGGTAAGCAGAACGCGGCAGAATGTCGGAACAACTGAATAA
- a CDS encoding replication-associated recombination protein A, whose translation MIHPNIPLAERMRPHNLDQYYGQKHLVGPDGILRRYIEGGVIPSMILWGPPGVGKTTLANIIANQMKVPFVALSAINSGVKDIREVIEQARKRQGTVLFIDEIHRFNKSQQDALLGAVEKGTVTLVGATTENPSFEVISALLSRCQVYILKHLTKDELIELVDKALEQDEWLRHRKVRIEEYEALLTISGGDARKLLNLLEIVAEGVQGADEVIVTNDLVKQVAQQNIVMYDKSGEMHYDLVSAFIKSIRGSDPNAAVYWLARMIEGGEDPKFIARRLLIASSEDIGLANSNALLMATSCFQAVQMIGYPEAEIILSQCTVYLATSPKSNASYKAIKTARQMVQQTGNLPVPLHIRNAPTKLMKEIGYGNNYKYAHDYEGNFVEQEFMPQELTNTAFYDPGNNGREVEMRKQLQAQWGKKYRY comes from the coding sequence ATGATTCACCCGAACATACCGTTGGCCGAGCGCATGCGGCCCCATAATTTAGATCAGTATTACGGACAAAAGCACCTGGTTGGCCCCGATGGTATTTTGCGTCGTTACATTGAGGGCGGCGTTATACCAAGTATGATTTTGTGGGGACCTCCGGGCGTAGGAAAAACCACGCTGGCAAACATTATTGCTAACCAGATGAAGGTGCCTTTTGTAGCATTAAGCGCTATCAACTCCGGCGTAAAAGACATCCGTGAAGTAATTGAGCAGGCCAGGAAACGACAGGGGACAGTACTTTTTATAGATGAGATTCATCGCTTTAATAAATCGCAGCAGGATGCCTTGTTGGGTGCTGTAGAAAAAGGTACTGTTACGTTGGTTGGCGCTACAACTGAAAACCCATCTTTCGAAGTGATATCGGCGTTACTGTCGCGTTGCCAGGTGTACATACTCAAGCACCTGACCAAAGACGAGCTGATAGAGCTGGTTGATAAAGCGCTGGAACAGGATGAATGGTTACGCCACCGTAAGGTCAGGATAGAAGAATACGAAGCACTGTTAACAATATCGGGAGGAGATGCGCGAAAACTTTTGAATTTACTGGAGATTGTGGCTGAAGGTGTGCAGGGCGCGGACGAAGTTATAGTTACCAACGATCTGGTAAAGCAGGTAGCGCAGCAGAATATTGTGATGTATGACAAGTCCGGTGAGATGCACTACGACCTGGTTTCAGCATTCATCAAATCTATCCGTGGCTCCGACCCGAATGCGGCAGTTTACTGGCTTGCCCGCATGATAGAAGGTGGCGAAGATCCGAAATTTATTGCCCGCAGGTTGCTCATCGCCTCTTCTGAAGATATCGGTCTGGCCAACTCCAACGCATTGTTAATGGCAACTTCGTGTTTCCAGGCGGTGCAGATGATCGGTTACCCGGAAGCGGAAATTATACTGTCGCAGTGCACAGTTTACTTAGCAACTTCGCCTAAAAGCAATGCATCTTATAAAGCCATTAAAACAGCCCGGCAAATGGTGCAGCAAACCGGGAACCTGCCTGTTCCGTTACACATCCGGAATGCGCCAACCAAGCTGATGAAAGAAATAGGCTACGGCAACAACTATAAATACGCCCACGACTACGAAGGCAACTTTGTAGAGCAGGAATTTATGCCGCAAGAGCTGACCAACACCGCTTTTTATGACCCCGGAAACAACGGCCGCGAAGTAGAAATGCGCAAGCAACTACAAGCCCAGTGGGGAAAGAAATACAGATACTAG
- a CDS encoding AI-2E family transporter, with protein MDGIKKMPVTARRALEVMGLFFLGWGIVLAKGLLAPLLMAFFMSIMLLPVFQFFKRRKFPEVLAIVISLLLLAIVFGGIIWFFATQIGALITDFPTIKRNVTNHLSALSAWLEGITPFSTAEQLNFINEQSNKLLDYAAGLLGGAAGSVTSLVVFLALLPIYIFLILFYKNLLLRFVFLWFPEEKHEKVEETLREMKVIIKSYLFGLLIQVTYMTILLGGILLIIGIKHALLIGLIFAFLNLIPYVGALLGNIIGVLLTLASSSELWPILTVLGVIAGVQFLDNNILMPRIVGSKVKINALATIVGVVVGGEIAGIAGMFLSLPIIAVLKVVFDRTDDFKQWGVLFGDENPEHSPMTEPAMRDDSEATREELERENKIEPPNEG; from the coding sequence ATGGATGGTATTAAAAAAATGCCTGTAACAGCCAGAAGGGCTCTGGAAGTAATGGGCCTTTTCTTTCTGGGATGGGGAATTGTGCTGGCAAAAGGACTGCTGGCCCCGTTACTGATGGCGTTTTTTATGAGCATTATGCTGTTGCCGGTGTTTCAGTTTTTTAAACGTCGTAAGTTTCCCGAAGTGCTGGCTATAGTTATAAGCCTGCTGTTGCTGGCCATCGTATTCGGTGGTATTATCTGGTTTTTTGCCACACAGATCGGTGCCCTGATCACAGATTTTCCAACTATAAAGCGGAACGTTACCAACCATTTGAGTGCGCTTAGTGCCTGGTTAGAAGGTATAACTCCGTTCTCAACAGCCGAACAGTTAAATTTTATAAACGAACAAAGCAACAAACTGCTCGACTATGCTGCTGGTTTGCTGGGTGGTGCTGCCGGCTCCGTTACATCTCTGGTGGTTTTCCTGGCCCTGCTGCCGATCTATATTTTTCTGATTCTGTTTTACAAAAACCTGTTACTGCGTTTCGTATTTCTGTGGTTCCCGGAAGAGAAGCATGAAAAAGTTGAAGAAACCCTGCGGGAGATGAAAGTGATCATCAAAAGCTACCTTTTCGGGCTGCTGATACAGGTTACCTACATGACCATTCTGCTTGGAGGAATTTTGCTGATCATCGGGATAAAACATGCCCTGCTAATAGGCCTGATCTTCGCTTTCCTGAACCTGATACCCTATGTTGGGGCGTTGCTGGGTAATATTATCGGTGTGCTGTTAACGCTGGCTTCCTCATCAGAACTATGGCCTATACTTACGGTGCTGGGTGTAATTGCCGGCGTACAGTTCCTGGATAACAATATCCTGATGCCGCGCATTGTAGGTTCCAAAGTAAAGATAAATGCACTGGCAACTATAGTAGGTGTGGTTGTGGGCGGCGAGATTGCCGGTATTGCGGGTATGTTTTTGTCGCTGCCGATCATCGCGGTTTTGAAAGTAGTGTTTGACCGTACCGATGACTTTAAGCAATGGGGTGTTTTGTTTGGCGATGAAAACCCGGAACACAGCCCCATGACCGAGCCCGCCATGCGCGACGACAGCGAAGCAACACGGGAAGAGCTTGAACGGGAAAATAAGATAGAACCGCCAAATGAGGGCTGA
- the sppA gene encoding signal peptide peptidase SppA encodes MLQFLKYVLATIVGLLLFSLISFLIMFGIIASAASKDEVSIVENSVLELKLDKPIAERDPQDPWQEIGFAFGGFSSTDGLDQIKASIRKAKTDDNIKGIFLNMRFVDGGMAKLEEIRNELIDFKKSGKFIVSYTDLSQEKAYYLASVADKIYVNPLATIEFNGMSSEVYFFKGTLDKLDIKPQIFKVGEFKSAVEPFFLDKMSEPARLQMQSFLNSINDYQLRNIAKSRNKSYEELKNISDNLLVRDADDAKKYGLITDVGYYDEAIAYLKEKSGVKADGKLELVQLSKYKKAEGKKESNTSKNRIAVIYAEGDIVDGKGDDDEIGSERFAEAIRKARMDDKVKAVVLRISSPGGSALASDVMWREIQLTKKVKPVIASMSDVAASGGYYLAMGCDTIVAHPNTITGSIGVFGIIPNIQGFMNNKLGITIDNVKTGKYSDIPTLTRPMTEFEQEVVQRQINQIYDVFTKKAAQGRGMTQDKLKEYASGRVWSGSEAKERNLVDVFGGLETAIEIAAAKANIKDDYRITELPARKSFLEELMGDAGKQVKEAQVKAELGELYPLYNMYKKVEHIQGMQTRMPYNLSVE; translated from the coding sequence ATGTTACAATTCCTGAAATATGTGCTGGCAACTATAGTTGGCCTGCTCTTATTCTCCTTAATCAGTTTCCTGATCATGTTCGGCATTATTGCCAGCGCTGCATCTAAAGATGAAGTGAGCATCGTGGAAAACTCTGTTCTGGAGCTTAAACTGGATAAACCTATTGCTGAGCGTGATCCGCAGGACCCGTGGCAGGAAATTGGTTTTGCTTTTGGTGGCTTCTCCAGCACCGATGGCCTTGACCAGATAAAAGCATCTATCCGCAAAGCTAAAACCGACGACAACATTAAAGGCATTTTCCTGAATATGCGTTTCGTGGATGGCGGCATGGCCAAACTGGAAGAGATCCGTAACGAACTGATCGATTTTAAGAAGTCCGGTAAGTTCATTGTTTCTTATACCGACCTGTCGCAGGAAAAAGCCTATTACCTGGCTTCTGTAGCTGATAAGATCTATGTGAACCCGCTGGCAACTATAGAGTTTAACGGCATGAGCTCTGAAGTGTACTTCTTTAAAGGTACCCTGGATAAGCTGGACATTAAACCGCAGATATTTAAAGTAGGGGAATTTAAGAGCGCTGTAGAGCCTTTTTTCCTGGATAAGATGAGCGAGCCGGCACGCCTGCAGATGCAGTCTTTCCTGAACTCCATTAACGATTACCAGTTGCGCAACATTGCCAAATCACGCAACAAATCTTACGAAGAACTGAAGAACATTTCGGATAACCTGCTGGTACGCGATGCGGATGATGCCAAGAAATATGGCCTGATTACAGATGTTGGGTACTACGACGAAGCCATTGCTTACCTGAAAGAAAAATCAGGTGTAAAAGCAGATGGTAAACTGGAGTTGGTACAGCTGTCGAAGTATAAAAAAGCAGAGGGCAAAAAAGAGTCAAATACATCTAAGAATCGAATAGCCGTAATTTATGCCGAAGGCGATATAGTGGATGGCAAAGGCGACGATGATGAGATCGGTAGCGAGCGTTTTGCAGAAGCTATCCGTAAGGCCCGCATGGATGACAAAGTGAAAGCGGTGGTATTGCGCATCAGTTCTCCGGGCGGTAGCGCACTGGCTTCGGATGTGATGTGGCGCGAAATACAGCTAACCAAAAAAGTGAAGCCGGTAATAGCCTCTATGTCTGATGTGGCGGCCTCTGGTGGCTATTACCTGGCCATGGGCTGCGATACGATTGTGGCGCACCCGAACACCATTACCGGTAGCATTGGCGTATTTGGCATCATCCCGAACATACAGGGCTTTATGAACAACAAGCTGGGCATAACCATAGATAACGTGAAGACCGGCAAATACTCTGATATACCAACGCTTACCCGCCCTATGACGGAGTTTGAGCAGGAAGTAGTGCAGCGCCAGATCAACCAGATCTACGATGTATTCACTAAAAAAGCAGCACAGGGCCGCGGCATGACGCAGGATAAACTGAAGGAGTATGCATCGGGTCGTGTATGGTCTGGCTCTGAAGCTAAAGAGCGCAACCTGGTAGACGTTTTCGGTGGCCTGGAAACAGCCATTGAAATTGCAGCAGCCAAAGCCAATATTAAAGACGATTACAGAATTACCGAATTGCCGGCACGTAAGTCTTTTTTAGAAGAGCTGATGGGCGATGCAGGCAAGCAGGTAAAAGAAGCTCAGGTAAAAGCTGAACTTGGCGAACTATACCCGCTTTATAACATGTACAAAAAAGTAGAGCACATCCAGGGGATGCAGACGCGTATGCCCTACAACCTGAGCGTAGAGTAA
- a CDS encoding DUF4249 domain-containing protein, producing MSRFLYLLLLPLIFIVGCNMEKEIDIVLPPHEPQLVVECYLEQGRPFQVTVLETSSYFDDPTPPIVPDAEVYITYQDKRVKLTYKPGYNNRTNSYYTHSSYTKMQGKPGEIFGIEVTDGKGRQVTGFTTVMPKVPISSVEWKFNDKDKAYLLTTFQDDPNTKNFYRYVTHHGSLRHKSEREFVTTDELTNGKETSYGSAYEYEEGDTLILSLFNIEKQYYDFLQSVEDAKNANGNPFAQPAKVKSSLQGGFGIFTNIALDRKKLIISK from the coding sequence ATGAGCCGCTTTTTATACTTACTTCTGCTGCCGTTGATTTTTATAGTTGGCTGCAACATGGAAAAAGAAATAGATATCGTGTTGCCTCCGCACGAGCCCCAACTGGTAGTAGAATGTTACCTGGAGCAGGGCAGACCATTCCAGGTTACTGTATTGGAGACATCCTCCTATTTCGATGACCCGACACCTCCCATAGTTCCGGATGCTGAAGTGTATATCACTTACCAGGACAAACGTGTAAAACTTACTTACAAACCCGGATATAATAACCGGACGAACAGCTATTACACCCATTCGTCTTACACAAAAATGCAGGGCAAACCCGGCGAAATATTTGGTATTGAAGTAACAGATGGCAAAGGCCGACAGGTAACAGGGTTTACTACTGTTATGCCAAAAGTGCCTATCAGCAGTGTGGAATGGAAGTTTAACGACAAGGATAAAGCCTATTTGCTTACCACTTTCCAGGACGACCCGAACACGAAAAACTTTTACCGCTACGTGACCCACCATGGCAGCCTACGCCACAAATCGGAGCGTGAGTTTGTAACTACTGATGAACTGACCAACGGTAAAGAAACATCGTATGGCTCGGCTTATGAATATGAGGAAGGTGACACGCTGATCCTTTCCCTTTTCAACATCGAAAAACAATACTACGACTTCCTGCAGTCTGTTGAAGACGCCAAGAATGCTAACGGGAATCCGTTTGCACAACCTGCGAAAGTAAAATCATCCCTGCAAGGCGGCTTCGGCATTTTCACCAACATTGCGCTAGATAGAAAAAAGTTAATCATCAGTAAGTAA
- a CDS encoding purine-nucleoside phosphorylase, translating to MMQQLHEAKAYIQHNTDNFAPEFGIILGTGLGALVKEIDVQFSLNYADIPHFPVSTVESHSGKLILGTLAGRRVIVMQGRFHYYEGYTMHQVVFPVRVMKLLGVQKLFVSNASGGLNPEYNVSDLMIQTDHINLQPSNPLLGPNLDELGPRFPDMSEAYDRKMVQQAVEIAAKEGFTVRTGVYASVPGPMLETLAEYSYIRTIGGDAVGMSTVPEVIAARHMGVPVFAVSVITDMGTPDRIKKVILSDILDAAAVAEPRMTRLIRELIAIQ from the coding sequence ATGATGCAGCAACTACACGAAGCGAAAGCTTACATACAGCATAACACCGACAACTTTGCACCTGAATTTGGAATTATACTGGGCACCGGCCTAGGCGCTCTGGTAAAAGAGATAGATGTACAGTTTAGCCTGAACTATGCCGATATTCCGCATTTCCCGGTATCCACGGTAGAGAGCCACTCTGGTAAGCTGATACTTGGTACGCTGGCAGGCCGCCGTGTTATAGTGATGCAGGGCCGTTTCCATTACTACGAAGGCTATACCATGCACCAGGTAGTGTTCCCGGTTCGTGTTATGAAGTTGCTGGGTGTTCAGAAGCTGTTTGTATCTAACGCATCGGGTGGCCTTAACCCGGAATACAATGTAAGCGACCTGATGATCCAGACAGACCACATTAACCTGCAGCCATCTAACCCGTTGCTTGGTCCTAACCTGGATGAGCTTGGCCCGCGCTTCCCGGACATGAGCGAAGCCTACGACCGCAAAATGGTGCAACAGGCTGTTGAGATTGCCGCTAAAGAAGGATTTACAGTGCGTACTGGCGTTTACGCTTCGGTGCCAGGCCCGATGCTGGAAACACTTGCCGAGTACAGCTACATCCGTACCATTGGTGGTGATGCGGTAGGTATGTCTACGGTGCCGGAAGTAATTGCAGCGCGCCACATGGGGGTTCCTGTTTTTGCGGTTTCGGTTATTACAGACATGGGCACGCCGGACAGAATTAAGAAAGTTATCCTGAGCGATATTTTGGATGCAGCCGCTGTAGCAGAACCACGCATGACCAGACTGATCCGTGAACTGATCGCGATCCAGTAA